The following proteins are encoded in a genomic region of Odontesthes bonariensis isolate fOdoBon6 chromosome 19, fOdoBon6.hap1, whole genome shotgun sequence:
- the LOC142368720 gene encoding uncharacterized protein LOC142368720, translating into MLQQQVEREKPFSCGQCGAAFTRLCSLKTHKRIHTGEKPNSCGQCGAAFTRLSDLKIHQRIHTGEKPYSCGQCGAVFTQLGNLKTHQRIHSGEKPFSCGQCGAVFTRLCSLKTHQRIHTGEKPYNCGQCGAAFTELGSLKTHQCIHIRIHQRIHTGEKPYSCGQCGAAFTQLGHLKAHQRIHSGEKPYICDQCGAAFTRLCSLKTHQRIHTGEKPYICDQCGAAFTKLGNLKTHQRIHTGEKPYICGQCGAAFTESGSLKRHQRIHSGEKPFICGLCRAAFTRLSDLKTHQRIHTGEKPFSCGQCRAAFTRLSDLKVHQRSHTGEKPFSCGQCRAAFTRLSDLKVHQRIHTGEKPYICGQCGAAFTQLGNLKKHQRSHTAEK; encoded by the exons atgttacaacaacaagtagaaa gagagaagcctttcagctgtggtcagtgtggagcagctttcactagattatgtagtctaaagacacacaaacgtattcacacaggagagaagccaaacagctgtggtcagtgtggggcagctttcactagattatctgatctaaagatccaccaacgtattcacacaggagagaagccatacagctgtggtcagtgtggggcagttttcactcaattaggtaatctaaagacacaccaacgtattcactcaggagagaagcctttcagctgtggtcagtgtggagcAGTTTTCACTAGATTatgtagtctaaagacacaccaacgtattcacacaggagagaagccatacaactgtggtcagtgtggggcagctttcactgaattaggtagtctaaagacacaccagtGTATTCACATAAGA atccaccaacgtattcacactggagagaagccatacagctgtggtcagtgtggggcagctttcactcaattaggtcatctaaaggcacaccaacgtattcactcaggagagaaaccttacatctgtgatcagtgtggggcagctttcactagattatgtagtctaaagacacaccaacgtattcacacaggagagaaaccttacatctgtgatcagtgtggggcagctttcactaaattaggtaatctaaagacacatcaacgtattcacacaggagagaaaccttatatctgtggtcagtgtggggcagctttcactgaatcaggtagtctaaagagacaccaacgtattcactcaggagagaaacctttcatctgtggtctgtgtagggcagctttcactagattatctgatctaaagacacaccaacgtattcacacaggagagaaacctttcagctgtggtcagtgtagggcagctttcactagattatctgatctaaaggtgcaccaacgtagtcacacaggagagaaacctttcagctgtggtcagtgtagggcagctttcactagattatctgatctaaaggtgcaccaacgtattcacacaggagagaaaccttatatctgtggtcagtgtggggcagctttcactcaattaggtaatctaaagaagcaccaacgtagtcacactgcagagaaatga